In one Winogradskyella sp. MH6 genomic region, the following are encoded:
- the trxB gene encoding thioredoxin-disulfide reductase, producing MSDTIEKVKCLIIGSGPAGYTAAIYASRANMEPVLYQGEQPGGQLTTTNDVENFPGYPDGITGPEMMIQLQKQAERFGTDVRHGWVTKVDFLGDVHKVWINDEKEIHASTVIISTGASAKYLGLPSEQKYLQLGGGVSACAVCDGFFYRNQEVVIVGAGDSACEEAHYLSKLCKKVTMLVRRDEFRASKIMAERVKKTENIEILFNTETEEVLGDGQVVTGVRVFNNQTNEKRDIPATGFFVAIGHKPNTDIFKGQIDLDETGYIINAQPGTSKTNIEGVFVSGDAADHVYRQAITAAGTGCMAALDAERYLAAKEADFEVATSTYN from the coding sequence ATGTCTGATACAATTGAAAAAGTAAAATGTTTAATAATAGGTTCTGGCCCTGCAGGATATACTGCGGCTATTTATGCGTCAAGAGCAAATATGGAACCAGTTTTATACCAAGGAGAGCAACCAGGTGGTCAGTTAACTACTACTAATGATGTTGAAAACTTTCCAGGATATCCTGATGGTATAACAGGACCTGAAATGATGATACAATTACAAAAACAAGCAGAACGCTTTGGTACAGATGTGCGTCATGGATGGGTAACTAAAGTAGATTTTTTAGGAGATGTACATAAAGTTTGGATTAATGATGAAAAGGAAATACATGCTTCTACAGTTATTATCTCTACTGGTGCTTCGGCAAAATATTTAGGATTACCCTCTGAACAAAAATACCTGCAATTAGGTGGTGGAGTTTCGGCTTGTGCTGTTTGTGATGGTTTCTTTTATAGAAATCAGGAAGTAGTTATTGTTGGAGCAGGAGATTCGGCTTGCGAAGAAGCACACTATCTATCTAAACTTTGTAAAAAAGTAACAATGCTAGTGCGTCGCGATGAGTTTAGAGCTTCTAAAATTATGGCAGAGCGTGTAAAGAAAACAGAAAATATAGAAATCTTATTCAATACTGAAACTGAAGAAGTTTTAGGTGATGGACAAGTGGTAACAGGTGTTAGAGTATTTAATAACCAAACAAACGAAAAACGCGATATTCCTGCAACAGGATTCTTTGTGGCAATTGGTCATAAGCCTAACACAGATATTTTTAAAGGTCAGATAGACTTAGATGAAACAGGATACATTATTAATGCGCAACCAGGAACAAGTAAAACCAATATAGAAGGTGTGTTTGTTAGTGGTGATGCAGCCGACCATGTTTATAGACAGGCTATTACCGCAGCTGGTACAGGTTGTATGGCAGCATTAGATGCTGAACGTTATCTAGCCGCTAAAGAAGCTGATTTTGAAGTGGCAACTTCTACTTATAACTAG
- a CDS encoding YceI family protein, with amino-acid sequence MNFIIKPSVFYITTLFVGLFSFQVATSQTFKLNNSSSELEVQGTSSLHDWEITAEEQSGDAEIENTEDFAIKTLSFSVKAESLKSGKSGMDKNTYKALNTDKHKTIDFNLSSVSQMEKISENHFKATVKGDLTISGVKKSISLTLNIKLEGAKLLIEGEKSLKMTDYGVKPPKALLGTIKTGDAIKIVFKSVFDKKS; translated from the coding sequence ATGAACTTTATAATTAAACCGTCGGTATTTTACATTACAACGCTATTTGTTGGTCTGTTTTCCTTTCAAGTAGCAACCTCTCAAACATTTAAGTTAAATAATAGCTCTTCTGAATTAGAGGTGCAGGGAACTTCTTCTTTACATGATTGGGAGATAACTGCAGAAGAACAATCAGGAGATGCAGAAATTGAGAACACAGAAGATTTTGCAATTAAAACTCTTAGTTTCTCTGTTAAAGCTGAGAGTCTTAAAAGTGGTAAGTCTGGAATGGATAAAAACACTTATAAGGCACTTAATACAGACAAGCACAAAACAATAGATTTCAATCTCTCATCTGTAAGCCAAATGGAAAAAATTTCAGAAAATCATTTTAAAGCTACAGTAAAAGGGGATTTGACAATATCAGGAGTCAAAAAATCTATTTCGCTCACACTGAATATAAAATTAGAAGGGGCTAAGTTATTAATAGAGGGAGAAAAATCTCTAAAAATGACAGACTACGGTGTTAAACCACCAAAGGCACTACTAGGAACAATAAAAACAGGAGATGCTATAAAAATAGTTTTTAAATCTGTTTTCGATAAAAAATCATAA
- a CDS encoding YceI family protein: MIRTISIVVLFFLSSTFSVFIDSDAEVKETTINFSSDSYLKINGKTNVSTFGCAFNINAFSDAIKVNFKEYDSSIKFSNATLSLSNIEFDCGGKAINKDFNKLLNTEEHPKIVLNLKEISKIEEDLDSITATVEIIICKISKTYKVPVSVDSENGLYVRGLLPININDFKLKAPTKMLGIVKVSPQIEIDFSLEILKS; the protein is encoded by the coding sequence ATGATTAGAACAATTTCAATAGTCGTTTTATTTTTTTTAAGCTCAACATTTAGTGTATTTATTGATAGTGATGCGGAAGTTAAAGAGACTACTATAAATTTTTCTTCTGATAGTTATTTAAAAATCAATGGTAAAACAAATGTAAGTACCTTTGGTTGTGCATTTAATATTAATGCATTTTCAGATGCAATAAAGGTAAACTTTAAAGAGTATGATAGCTCAATTAAGTTTAGTAATGCAACATTGAGCCTTTCTAATATAGAGTTTGATTGTGGAGGTAAAGCTATAAACAAAGACTTTAATAAGTTACTTAATACAGAAGAACACCCAAAAATTGTTTTGAATCTAAAAGAGATTTCAAAGATAGAAGAAGATCTAGATTCTATAACAGCAACTGTAGAAATTATAATTTGTAAAATCTCTAAAACCTATAAAGTTCCTGTTTCTGTAGACAGTGAAAATGGATTGTATGTAAGAGGATTGTTGCCTATAAACATTAATGATTTTAAACTAAAAGCCCCAACAAAAATGCTGGGAATAGTTAAAGTTTCCCCTCAGATAGAAATAGATTTTTCTCTTGAAATCTTAAAATCTTAA
- a CDS encoding GIN domain-containing protein — protein sequence MKKFLLILVIIMVSTPIINAQEKIKGDRNVTIKQTYIDDFHTIVVNGDFSIEIVYNSKPSVNVETDDNLHDVIQFDVVDGVLSFAETMRITSKKQLNITVNYGDALQNIEIKGDGEIRSLTSMELGDASLITSDNSRAYLNIKANNFTYKSSGKSKTRLNLTADSTKMELSDNSKLDALVNTKTSHFDLYQRADISIEGSANNATIRLINSSNFNGSKYDVNDIDANLEDNSDLTVAANKTITLASSGDSETYLYGSPAITIIKFEGTSKLQKKEK from the coding sequence ATGAAAAAATTTTTACTCATTCTGGTTATAATAATGGTGTCAACACCTATTATTAATGCCCAAGAAAAAATTAAAGGTGACAGAAATGTTACCATAAAACAAACCTACATTGACGACTTTCATACGATTGTTGTTAATGGTGATTTTTCTATTGAAATTGTATACAATAGTAAACCATCAGTAAACGTAGAAACAGATGATAATCTACATGATGTTATTCAGTTTGATGTTGTTGATGGAGTTTTATCATTTGCTGAGACCATGCGAATTACATCGAAAAAGCAACTTAATATTACCGTAAACTACGGAGATGCTCTTCAAAATATAGAAATAAAAGGTGATGGAGAAATTAGATCGCTAACCTCAATGGAACTAGGTGATGCCAGTTTAATAACCAGTGATAACTCTAGAGCTTATCTAAATATAAAAGCTAATAATTTCACCTATAAAAGTTCAGGTAAATCTAAAACAAGGTTAAACCTTACAGCAGATTCCACTAAAATGGAACTTAGTGATAATAGTAAGCTTGATGCTTTAGTAAACACCAAAACATCTCATTTTGATTTATATCAACGTGCAGATATATCAATAGAAGGGTCTGCCAATAATGCAACCATTAGGTTAATCAATTCTTCTAACTTTAACGGAAGTAAATACGATGTTAACGATATTGATGCCAATTTAGAAGACAATAGCGACTTAACCGTTGCAGCAAACAAAACCATAACACTAGCATCTTCAGGAGATAGCGAGACTTATTTATATGGTAGTCCTGCAATAACCATCATAAAATTTGAAGGCACTTCAAAACTTCAAAAGAAAGAAAAATAG
- a CDS encoding head GIN domain-containing protein: protein MSTLVRIVVTSILSIVMLSCNFSMNLGPGVDGNRHVVSQERSISNDFESIKVSQGLDLYITQSNDVSLSLEADENLHDLIMTEVENGTLRIYTTKNIRRAASKKINLNVADISAIKATSGSTVYSTNTITANDLELNCTSGADITLDVKTETLNCHSTSGSDIRLSGSTTLLIAEATSGSDIKASDLKAETSKVKATSGADISVNTSKELTARATSGGDIRYSGNPEKVEKSDSSAGSVRTN from the coding sequence ATGAGCACATTAGTAAGAATAGTAGTTACCAGTATTTTAAGTATTGTAATGCTGTCCTGTAATTTTTCAATGAATTTAGGACCAGGAGTAGATGGAAATAGACACGTTGTTTCTCAAGAACGTTCCATTTCCAATGACTTTGAATCCATTAAAGTGAGCCAAGGCCTAGACTTATACATTACACAAAGTAATGACGTTTCTTTAAGTTTAGAAGCCGACGAAAACCTTCACGACTTAATAATGACGGAAGTTGAAAATGGCACGCTTCGCATTTACACAACCAAAAATATCAGAAGAGCAGCATCAAAAAAAATCAATCTTAACGTTGCCGATATTTCTGCAATTAAAGCTACAAGCGGTAGCACTGTGTATTCTACAAACACAATTACAGCTAACGATTTAGAGCTTAACTGTACCAGTGGAGCAGATATAACCTTAGATGTAAAAACAGAAACCCTAAATTGTCATTCTACAAGTGGTAGCGATATTAGACTTAGCGGTTCTACAACATTGCTAATTGCCGAAGCAACAAGCGGAAGTGATATTAAAGCCTCTGACCTTAAAGCTGAAACATCTAAAGTAAAAGCCACTAGTGGAGCTGATATTTCGGTAAACACTTCAAAAGAACTTACCGCTAGAGCAACCAGTGGTGGAGATATTAGGTACTCTGGTAACCCAGAAAAAGTTGAAAAATCAGATAGTTCTGCCGGAAGTGTTAGAACAAATTAA
- a CDS encoding nuclear transport factor 2 family protein, protein MNNQSKLNQSIKSLLLSSLGFLLVSGIATAQVDHNSELYKTLKEKDSVLFELGFNKCEIEKSEKIICDDLEFYHDKAGVTNSKEEFVSIMKNGICGDNNTEKVYRFLVEESLEVFPMYNNGELYGALQIGKHFFSTDKSMTYKKTDNYALFSHLWIIEENEWKLKRVLSYNHTSKEKSEN, encoded by the coding sequence ATGAACAACCAATCAAAATTAAATCAATCAATCAAATCTCTTTTGCTGAGCAGTCTCGGATTCCTTTTGGTTTCTGGTATTGCCACAGCACAAGTAGATCATAACTCTGAACTTTATAAAACGCTTAAAGAAAAAGATAGTGTTTTATTCGAATTAGGATTTAATAAATGTGAAATCGAAAAGAGTGAAAAAATAATATGTGATGACTTAGAATTTTATCACGACAAAGCTGGTGTTACAAATTCAAAAGAAGAATTTGTTTCAATCATGAAAAATGGGATCTGTGGTGATAATAACACAGAAAAGGTCTATCGGTTTCTAGTTGAGGAGAGCTTAGAAGTTTTTCCTATGTACAACAACGGTGAGCTATACGGAGCACTACAAATTGGAAAACACTTCTTTTCTACCGATAAAAGCATGACTTATAAAAAAACAGACAACTATGCTTTGTTTTCACATTTATGGATTATTGAGGAGAATGAATGGAAACTAAAGCGTGTTTTAAGCTATAATCATACATCAAAAGAAAAATCTGAAAATTAA
- a CDS encoding PspC domain-containing protein, with protein MNKTVNINLAGIFFHIDEDAYLKLSRYLEAIKRSFTDSQGRSEIIADIEARIAELFAERIQNEKQVVGIKLVDEVITIMGQPEDYLVDDEIFEDEPQQKKSYNSGPTKKLFRDTDNSYIGGVAAGLGHYFGIESIWMRLIWLLLAIGSGGTFIFIYLIFWALVPEARTTAEKLMMTGDPVNISNIEKKIKDSIDSVSETVKNVDFKKHGEKLKEGLDDLTDNISETVKSVDFQKQGNRLKSSSQTFFDSIGSIVMFFLKIMAKFIGIILIVTGIGALITLIVALFTVGITDAIHFPGLDLLYVANAANIPMWLMSMLLFFAIGIPFFFVFYLGLKILVNNLKSIGNVAKFSLLGIWLMAIIGLVITGVKQATEHAFDAKVVSKNELTIKSGDTISLNNSEFDEYSSYRYRHNNEFNIIENNEGQSLVSSNVRYIVKSTTDSVASMTIEKEATGSDYNRAKKRAENIDYGYRLDGNRLVLDKYLKTDIENKFSEQEVRVIIYLPEGTILFTDKSFSRSWRYSYSRYGTNILSDIEFGKYYKITKDDAECLNCIKDEDIEDAVTSEEISSSKQEKSIISQKIDEDGVDLEVNNN; from the coding sequence ATGAATAAAACAGTCAATATAAATTTAGCAGGTATATTCTTCCACATAGACGAAGATGCATATCTTAAGTTATCGCGCTATCTTGAGGCTATAAAACGTTCATTTACAGACTCTCAAGGTCGTTCTGAAATTATCGCTGATATCGAGGCTCGTATCGCTGAGCTTTTCGCAGAGCGTATACAAAATGAAAAGCAAGTTGTAGGTATTAAACTCGTAGACGAAGTTATTACCATAATGGGACAACCAGAAGATTATTTGGTAGACGACGAAATCTTTGAAGACGAACCTCAACAAAAAAAATCTTACAACTCTGGTCCTACCAAAAAACTATTTAGAGATACAGATAACTCATACATTGGTGGTGTTGCAGCAGGTTTAGGACACTACTTTGGTATAGAGTCTATCTGGATGCGACTCATATGGTTGTTACTAGCCATAGGTTCTGGTGGTACATTCATATTCATCTATCTTATCTTTTGGGCATTAGTCCCAGAAGCTAGGACTACAGCCGAAAAGCTCATGATGACTGGTGACCCTGTGAACATCAGTAACATTGAAAAAAAAATTAAAGACAGCATTGATTCGGTCTCAGAAACTGTAAAAAATGTTGATTTTAAAAAACATGGCGAAAAATTAAAGGAAGGATTAGACGATCTTACCGATAATATTTCAGAAACTGTAAAAAGTGTCGATTTTCAGAAGCAAGGCAATCGGTTAAAATCGAGTTCGCAAACCTTTTTTGATTCTATCGGAAGCATTGTAATGTTTTTCTTAAAAATCATGGCAAAGTTCATTGGCATTATTCTAATCGTTACAGGTATAGGAGCATTAATCACATTAATAGTAGCTTTATTTACTGTAGGAATTACTGATGCTATACATTTTCCAGGCTTAGATTTATTGTATGTAGCAAACGCAGCTAACATTCCTATGTGGCTTATGTCTATGCTATTATTTTTTGCCATTGGTATACCGTTCTTCTTTGTCTTTTATTTAGGATTAAAGATTTTGGTAAACAATTTAAAGTCTATCGGAAATGTGGCTAAGTTTTCTCTACTTGGTATATGGCTAATGGCAATCATAGGCCTTGTGATTACAGGAGTAAAGCAAGCAACAGAGCATGCCTTTGACGCTAAAGTTGTTTCTAAAAACGAATTAACCATAAAATCTGGTGACACTATAAGTTTAAATAATTCCGAATTTGACGAATACAGCAGCTATCGTTACCGCCACAACAACGAGTTTAATATCATTGAAAATAATGAAGGACAGAGCTTAGTCTCATCTAATGTAAGATATATCGTAAAATCAACCACAGATTCTGTAGCTTCAATGACTATTGAAAAAGAAGCCACAGGAAGCGATTACAACAGAGCTAAAAAACGTGCCGAAAATATTGACTATGGCTATAGATTAGATGGTAATAGACTTGTTTTAGACAAATATCTAAAAACTGACATAGAGAATAAGTTTAGCGAACAAGAAGTAAGAGTTATTATCTATTTACCAGAAGGTACAATTCTATTTACTGATAAGAGTTTCTCAAGATCTTGGAGGTATAGTTATTCAAGATATGGTACTAATATCTTAAGCGATATAGAATTTGGTAAGTATTATAAAATAACAAAAGATGATGCTGAATGTTTAAACTGCATCAAAGATGAGGATATTGAAGATGCTGTAACCTCTGAAGAAATATCGTCGTCTAAACAAGAGAAGTCAATAATTAGTCAGAAAATAGATGAAGATGGTGTTGACCTTGAAGTCAATAACAACTGA
- a CDS encoding PadR family transcriptional regulator: MKIENTKAQMRKGVLEYCILSILKDEDAYVAEILATLKDAKMLVVEGTIYPLLTRLKNAGLLNYRWEESTSGPPRKYYGLTETGKLFLNELNTTWSELQNAVNLVTSTKTTKK, encoded by the coding sequence ATGAAGATAGAAAACACAAAAGCACAAATGCGTAAAGGTGTTCTAGAGTATTGCATCTTATCCATCTTAAAAGATGAAGATGCCTACGTTGCAGAGATTCTGGCAACACTAAAAGACGCAAAAATGCTTGTTGTAGAAGGAACTATATATCCACTATTAACAAGATTGAAAAATGCTGGATTGCTTAACTATCGTTGGGAAGAATCCACATCTGGACCACCAAGAAAATATTATGGTCTTACAGAAACAGGCAAGTTGTTTCTGAACGAATTAAACACGACTTGGAGTGAATTACAAAATGCAGTAAACCTAGTAACCAGTACAAAAACAACAAAAAAATGA
- a CDS encoding DUF4870 domain-containing protein, with protein sequence MVDNHHKNLATFIHLSTFSRFIIPFGNFIGPVVLWAANKDKSEFVDKHGKQAINFQISVLLYAIIIGTISVPFFIFKLFRGLDVIDFHGFHDFHISLGEPSPLLYIGGGLGALAIIGFIVELALIVKASLSARDGLEYKYPLTINFLK encoded by the coding sequence ATGGTAGACAATCATCATAAAAATTTAGCCACATTTATACATCTTTCAACCTTTTCAAGATTTATAATTCCGTTTGGAAACTTTATTGGGCCAGTAGTACTCTGGGCTGCTAACAAGGATAAATCAGAGTTTGTAGATAAACACGGAAAGCAGGCTATTAACTTTCAAATTAGTGTTTTACTATACGCTATAATTATAGGTACTATTAGTGTTCCGTTTTTCATCTTTAAGCTTTTTAGAGGACTAGATGTTATCGATTTTCATGGATTCCATGATTTTCATATCAGTTTAGGAGAACCTTCTCCTCTACTATATATAGGAGGTGGACTTGGTGCTTTGGCCATTATAGGTTTTATAGTTGAATTGGCTTTAATCGTTAAAGCAAGCTTATCAGCCAGAGATGGTTTGGAATACAAATACCCTTTGACTATCAATTTTTTAAAATAA
- a CDS encoding DUF4442 domain-containing protein produces MNISPSKLNTFLMFKLPAAYFTGVRTKSLDDTTCVVTVKHRWINQNPFNSMFWAVQGMAAELTTGALVMTKIKGSGKKISMLVANNNATFTKKATGRITFTCKEGHKIDDAIAKTIETGEGQTVWLSANGVNSDGVEVSSFNFEWTLKVKS; encoded by the coding sequence ATGAATATATCGCCTTCTAAACTCAATACCTTTTTAATGTTTAAACTACCTGCAGCTTATTTTACAGGAGTAAGAACAAAATCTTTAGATGATACCACTTGCGTAGTAACGGTAAAACACCGTTGGATAAATCAAAATCCTTTTAATTCAATGTTTTGGGCTGTGCAAGGAATGGCTGCTGAGTTAACCACAGGTGCATTAGTAATGACAAAAATTAAAGGAAGTGGTAAGAAGATATCTATGTTAGTGGCTAATAATAATGCCACGTTTACAAAAAAGGCTACAGGAAGAATTACCTTTACATGTAAGGAAGGTCATAAAATAGACGATGCTATTGCAAAAACTATTGAAACAGGTGAAGGACAAACCGTTTGGCTTAGTGCTAATGGAGTTAATTCAGATGGAGTAGAAGTGTCTTCGTTTAATTTTGAGTGGACGCTAAAAGTGAAATCATAG